A genomic segment from Lignipirellula cremea encodes:
- a CDS encoding ATP-binding protein, with amino-acid sequence MATLFVIKGRDQGQKFDLPRAITTIGRETTNDIQLNDAEVSRRHAEIVFDQNHFALRDLNSANGAFVNAERIDARRLKTGDQVQLGGSIMIFTAAEEQSSDISEVVDIVSLTGGGSESRILKSISQEEGSRLLDGRTGVGGESPWLARARGNLQIMYRTALAVSHTLDIDQLLHRIMELIFEWVECDRGCIMLCHQETEELIPKVSRTRRTLPEGQRILISRTILDYVLKKKEGVHTSDAKDDNRWDPGGSIVKLGVTEAVCVPMQGRYGVVGVIYIDTFTPPGQSLNAQNKFSSEHLKLMVAIGHQAALAVEDTSYYSAMVQAERLAAVGQTIATLSHHIKNILQGIRGGSYLIEEGLKSQDSNVVRRGWNIVDKNQEKISNLVMDMLTFSKEREPELTPASLNEVVGDVVELMQTRALESEVELVVKLEENIPLMTFDPDGLHRAILNILTNGIDACRKIDNARIEVSTEFDQTANSLRVLVRDNGEGIAPEDIERIFTVFESNKGSRGTGLGLPVSRKILREHGGDITVDSKPGEGSTFLLQFPAVVPSDDEEDFEPYDTSMFE; translated from the coding sequence GTGGCAACGCTGTTCGTAATCAAAGGTCGTGACCAGGGTCAAAAATTTGACCTGCCCCGCGCTATCACCACCATTGGCCGGGAAACGACGAACGATATTCAACTGAACGACGCCGAAGTCTCAAGGCGCCATGCGGAAATCGTCTTTGACCAGAACCACTTCGCGCTGCGCGATCTGAACAGCGCCAATGGCGCCTTTGTGAACGCCGAACGGATCGACGCCCGTCGCCTCAAAACGGGCGACCAGGTACAGCTGGGCGGGTCGATCATGATCTTCACCGCCGCGGAAGAGCAGTCCTCCGATATTTCCGAAGTGGTCGATATCGTCTCGCTCACCGGCGGCGGCTCCGAATCCCGCATTCTCAAATCGATCAGCCAGGAAGAAGGCAGCCGCCTGCTCGATGGCCGCACCGGCGTAGGCGGCGAAAGTCCCTGGCTGGCCCGCGCCCGGGGCAACCTGCAGATTATGTACCGCACCGCCCTGGCGGTTAGCCACACGCTGGATATCGACCAGCTGCTACACCGCATTATGGAGCTGATCTTTGAGTGGGTCGAATGCGACCGCGGCTGCATCATGCTCTGCCACCAGGAAACCGAAGAGCTGATCCCCAAAGTCAGCCGCACCCGCCGCACCCTGCCCGAAGGCCAGCGCATCCTGATCAGCCGCACCATTCTGGATTACGTGCTGAAAAAGAAAGAAGGCGTCCACACCAGCGACGCCAAAGACGACAACCGCTGGGATCCCGGCGGCAGCATCGTCAAACTGGGCGTGACCGAAGCCGTCTGCGTCCCCATGCAAGGCCGCTACGGCGTGGTCGGCGTGATCTATATCGACACCTTCACCCCGCCCGGCCAGTCGCTGAACGCCCAGAACAAATTCTCGTCGGAACACCTGAAGCTGATGGTGGCGATCGGCCACCAGGCCGCGCTCGCCGTCGAAGACACCTCGTACTATTCGGCCATGGTCCAGGCCGAACGCCTGGCCGCCGTCGGCCAGACCATCGCCACGCTGTCCCACCATATCAAAAACATCCTGCAGGGCATCCGCGGCGGCAGCTACCTGATCGAAGAAGGCCTCAAGTCGCAGGACTCCAACGTGGTCCGCCGCGGCTGGAATATTGTCGACAAGAACCAGGAGAAAATCTCCAACCTGGTCATGGACATGCTGACTTTCAGCAAAGAGCGGGAACCCGAACTTACCCCCGCCAGCCTGAACGAGGTCGTCGGCGACGTGGTCGAACTGATGCAGACGCGCGCCCTGGAATCCGAAGTCGAATTGGTCGTGAAGCTGGAAGAAAACATCCCGCTCATGACGTTCGACCCCGACGGACTGCATCGGGCGATCCTCAACATTCTGACCAACGGCATCGATGCCTGCCGCAAGATCGACAACGCCCGCATCGAAGTTTCCACCGAGTTTGACCAGACTGCAAACTCGCTCCGCGTGCTGGTGCGCGACAACGGCGAAGGCATCGCCCCCGAAGATATCGAACGGATCTTCACCGTATTCGAATCCAACAAAGGCAGTCGCGGCACCGGCCTGGGCTTGCCCGTCAGCCGGAAGATCCTGCGGGAGCACGGCGGCGATATCACCGTCGACAGCAAGCCCGGCGAGGGCAGCACCTTCCTGCTGCAGTTCCCCGCCGTTGTCCCCAGCGACGACGAAGAAGACTTCGAGCCGTACGATACGTCGATGTTCGAATAA
- a CDS encoding zf-HC2 domain-containing protein, with product MAPNAFTDSWEPCPSGELTGMVQRAQSVRRKSQTTSFTIVGVLVLTSCLSLLYLQFSTPSANAAGLACFEVQPLLGEYHQQKLTPAMSQRIDEHLAFCAHCREQLEAIQNGTVDACCGEAAACATP from the coding sequence ATGGCCCCGAACGCCTTTACTGACTCCTGGGAACCGTGTCCTTCGGGAGAGCTCACCGGCATGGTGCAGCGCGCCCAGTCGGTGCGGCGGAAGAGCCAGACGACCTCGTTCACGATTGTGGGCGTGCTGGTGCTGACTTCCTGCTTGTCGCTGCTGTACCTGCAGTTTTCAACGCCGTCGGCCAATGCAGCCGGGCTGGCCTGTTTCGAAGTGCAGCCGCTGCTTGGTGAGTATCATCAGCAAAAGCTGACTCCGGCCATGTCGCAGCGGATCGACGAGCACCTGGCTTTTTGTGCGCATTGCCGCGAGCAACTGGAAGCGATCCAGAACGGAACGGTCGACGCTTGCTGCGGCGAAGCAGCCGCCTGTGCAACTCCGTAG
- a CDS encoding lysophospholipid acyltransferase family protein, translating to MTDTACHTVEDGLADPEAVLNNDQQAWLPPPRGASVPLGAACCAVAVVAMRTLYRFRVEGRKYLQTPGPVILTPNHSSTLDPPTLAAALGYRFLSNTRWAARRGVVQGNPVREFVARACRMLPVGGASAVAMGAAVLDQGENLIWFPEGTRSHDGQLQELKPGIGYLLRRFNVPALPVDLDGPYAAMPPGNRFPHVLQPMTVRFGRPFYARQVPVASDPAEDAERIAAALQSRMRDLRPDYD from the coding sequence ATGACCGATACTGCTTGCCATACTGTGGAAGATGGTTTAGCCGATCCAGAAGCAGTGCTGAACAACGACCAGCAGGCCTGGCTGCCGCCTCCGCGCGGGGCGAGCGTGCCGCTGGGCGCTGCGTGCTGCGCGGTCGCGGTGGTCGCCATGCGCACGCTTTATCGTTTTCGGGTGGAAGGCCGCAAGTATCTGCAGACGCCGGGACCCGTGATTCTGACGCCCAACCATTCCAGTACGCTCGATCCGCCGACACTGGCCGCGGCGCTCGGTTATCGTTTCCTGTCTAACACTCGCTGGGCCGCCCGGCGGGGAGTAGTGCAGGGGAATCCGGTGCGGGAGTTTGTCGCCAGAGCGTGCCGGATGTTGCCAGTCGGCGGGGCTTCGGCCGTGGCGATGGGAGCGGCCGTGCTGGATCAGGGAGAGAACCTGATCTGGTTCCCCGAAGGCACGCGTTCCCACGACGGTCAGCTGCAGGAACTCAAGCCGGGGATCGGATATCTGCTCCGCCGATTCAACGTGCCGGCCTTGCCGGTCGACCTGGACGGACCGTACGCCGCCATGCCGCCGGGGAATCGTTTCCCGCACGTGCTGCAGCCGATGACAGTGCGGTTTGGACGGCCGTTCTACGCTCGTCAGGTTCCCGTCGCCAGCGACCCGGCCGAAGACGCGGAACGGATCGCGGCCGCATTGCAAAGCCGGATGCGCGACCTGCGACCTGATTACGATTGA
- a CDS encoding carbon storage regulator, translating to MLVLTRKLQEKIVIGSDITLTILRIKGNTVRVGIDAPREVRVVRGELPLHEETAASETESEETAHVLEFELNLSDLGLDEEENEGDAPAWRRTAPLGRRLPATQAAM from the coding sequence ATGTTGGTACTCACCCGCAAGCTGCAGGAAAAAATTGTCATCGGCTCCGACATCACCCTGACCATCCTGCGAATCAAAGGCAACACCGTTCGCGTCGGCATCGACGCCCCCCGCGAAGTCCGTGTGGTGCGGGGCGAACTGCCGTTGCACGAGGAAACGGCCGCATCGGAAACCGAGAGCGAAGAAACGGCCCATGTGCTGGAATTTGAGCTGAATCTGTCCGACCTGGGCCTGGACGAAGAAGAGAACGAAGGCGACGCTCCCGCATGGCGCCGCACGGCTCCGCTGGGCCGTCGTTTGCCCGCGACCCAGGCTGCCATGTAA
- a CDS encoding Crp/Fnr family transcriptional regulator codes for MAEQYWQLRCCDLFERISTDALQELERCSRARTFRRRAPIYLPADQGDAVFLLSSGRAKICHVTSEGKQSILSFIEPGELFGELSLFDQGARDEYAEAVEESLVVMIPADAMNRLMESQPQLALGVTKLIGLRRKRIEQRLKNLLFLSNRDRLTHLLLDLAQQYGKPSSAGPGAVALGIKLSHQELANVIGSTRESVTVVLGEMQAEKLIAIGRRQIELLDLKRLAQAVGRPEPAGASPPSVRSAAAPES; via the coding sequence ATGGCTGAACAATACTGGCAACTTCGCTGTTGCGATCTGTTTGAACGTATAAGCACCGACGCGCTACAGGAATTAGAGCGGTGCAGTCGTGCGCGCACCTTTCGTCGCCGGGCCCCCATTTATCTGCCGGCCGATCAGGGCGACGCGGTTTTCCTGCTGAGTTCGGGTCGGGCCAAAATCTGCCATGTTACCAGCGAAGGGAAGCAGTCGATCCTCTCCTTCATTGAGCCGGGCGAGCTGTTTGGCGAACTGTCGCTGTTTGATCAGGGCGCGCGCGACGAATACGCCGAAGCAGTCGAGGAATCGCTGGTTGTTATGATCCCCGCCGACGCCATGAACCGGCTGATGGAATCGCAGCCCCAGCTTGCCCTGGGCGTTACCAAACTGATTGGATTGCGCCGCAAGCGGATCGAACAGCGTTTGAAAAACCTGCTGTTCCTGTCCAATCGAGACCGGCTAACCCACTTGCTGCTGGATCTGGCCCAGCAGTACGGCAAGCCCTCGTCCGCCGGACCAGGAGCCGTGGCCCTGGGGATCAAACTTTCGCACCAGGAACTGGCGAATGTGATTGGCAGCACGCGAGAGTCGGTCACCGTGGTGCTGGGAGAAATGCAGGCCGAGAAACTCATCGCCATCGGACGACGTCAGATCGAACTGCTCGACCTGAAGCGACTGGCCCAGGCGGTCGGTCGCCCGGAACCTGCGGGCGCGTCGCCGCCGTCGGTCCGTTCGGCCGCCGCTCCGGAAAGCTGA
- a CDS encoding DUF1553 domain-containing protein, translating to MIFRRLLLLMLVCLAGRLSLAEETHWAYQTPRRTRLPVVQQQDWPRTAIDAYLLAKLEAAGLQPSPAAERPAWIRRVTYDLTGLPPTPEEVQAFLDDARPGAEERVVDRLLASPRFGERMAVDWLDLAHYADTHGYHTDSHRDMWRWRDWVIEAFNRNLPYDQFTIQQLAGDLLPQATREQRIATGFLRNHMINFEDGVIADEFRNEYVVDRVNQVATVWLGQTIACAQCHDHKYDPFTQREFYDLYAFFNNVPENGVDGRYGNAPPVLAAPTREQQKKEAALELRRAELTRLLQARALAARADQAAWEKAGAAAQAEPPGDMLAYLPLDNLAEGQTADRAAPDRTAKVQGEPYLLEGKFGDAFLLGGDVSIGLGELPLASDKPFSIAAWVHPTTTDAMAIVARREEKTGRGFEVGLREGHLFAGLWRTSPDNGLATATTAALPINQWSHVTAVYDGSGKASGWRLYLNGQLQPSKVELDALAGSTAGDGVLEVGRRGEEAGFRGLLDEVRLYARVLDATAAGILAGGDPIGELLAIPSDARTADQQAALQRYYLEQVDPVYSADARRLAEVVRGLEKIEREAPTVMVMQELAEPRKTFVLEGGNYRFPTDEASPGTPASLPPWRSDWPRNRLGLALWLTDPAHPLTARVAVNRYWRMMFGEGLVATAEDFGSRGERPSHPALLDHLAREFVDSGWDVKGLLRSLVLSAAYRQTAQAPAAAYAADPQNRLLARGPGHRLPVEMIRDGALFTSGLLVGEIGGRSVFPYQPPGLWREVSFNPRDYTAQVYQQGDGADLFRRSIYTFWKRSMPPPAMSAFGAPNRETCTVTRTRPNTVQTALVLLNDPTYVEAARCLAGRMLRETAQASPEKKHDQGPPPAPAEILESGFRRLLARPPTSAEADVLLQLYTAELSRYQEDPAAAQALLAVGESSADAPSTASEWAAWTVVANVLFNMRQATVK from the coding sequence ATGATTTTTCGCCGTCTGCTGCTGCTGATGCTCGTCTGCCTGGCCGGCCGTTTGTCGCTGGCGGAGGAGACGCATTGGGCGTACCAGACGCCGCGGCGGACTCGTTTGCCGGTCGTCCAGCAGCAGGACTGGCCGCGTACAGCGATTGACGCGTATCTGCTGGCGAAGCTTGAGGCCGCCGGTCTGCAGCCGTCGCCGGCCGCTGAGCGTCCGGCTTGGATCCGCCGGGTCACTTACGATCTGACCGGTCTGCCGCCGACGCCGGAAGAGGTCCAGGCGTTCCTCGACGATGCTCGCCCTGGCGCTGAAGAACGGGTGGTGGATCGGCTGCTGGCTTCGCCTCGCTTTGGCGAACGGATGGCGGTCGACTGGCTCGATCTGGCGCACTACGCCGATACGCACGGCTACCACACGGACAGCCATCGCGATATGTGGCGGTGGCGGGACTGGGTGATCGAAGCGTTTAACCGGAACCTGCCGTACGACCAGTTCACGATCCAGCAACTGGCCGGAGATCTGCTGCCGCAGGCGACGCGGGAGCAAAGGATCGCGACCGGCTTTCTACGGAACCACATGATCAACTTTGAAGACGGCGTGATCGCGGACGAGTTCCGCAATGAGTACGTCGTCGATCGGGTGAACCAGGTGGCGACCGTCTGGTTGGGGCAAACAATCGCTTGCGCCCAGTGCCACGACCACAAGTACGACCCGTTCACGCAGCGGGAATTTTACGACCTGTACGCCTTCTTCAATAACGTGCCCGAGAATGGCGTCGACGGCCGCTATGGGAACGCACCGCCCGTGCTGGCCGCTCCCACGCGGGAGCAGCAGAAAAAAGAAGCCGCCCTGGAGCTGCGTCGGGCCGAACTCACCCGCCTGCTGCAGGCCCGTGCGCTGGCCGCCCGGGCGGACCAGGCCGCCTGGGAAAAAGCTGGCGCCGCCGCCCAGGCGGAACCGCCGGGCGACATGCTGGCGTATCTGCCGCTGGATAACCTGGCCGAGGGCCAAACGGCCGACCGTGCTGCGCCCGACCGTACGGCGAAGGTGCAAGGGGAACCGTATCTGCTGGAAGGAAAGTTCGGCGACGCCTTTCTGCTGGGCGGCGACGTGAGCATAGGCCTGGGGGAGCTGCCGCTGGCGAGCGACAAGCCTTTTTCTATCGCGGCCTGGGTGCATCCGACGACGACCGACGCCATGGCGATCGTGGCGCGTCGCGAAGAGAAAACGGGTCGTGGTTTTGAAGTCGGCTTGCGGGAAGGCCATCTGTTCGCCGGACTCTGGAGGACGTCGCCCGATAACGGCCTGGCTACAGCGACCACGGCCGCCTTGCCGATCAACCAGTGGAGCCATGTAACGGCCGTCTACGATGGTTCCGGCAAGGCGTCGGGCTGGCGGTTGTATCTCAACGGGCAGCTCCAGCCGAGCAAAGTGGAGCTTGACGCGCTGGCCGGTTCGACCGCCGGCGATGGCGTGCTGGAAGTGGGACGCCGGGGGGAAGAAGCCGGCTTCCGCGGGCTGCTTGATGAAGTGCGGCTGTATGCTCGCGTGCTCGATGCGACCGCGGCCGGGATCCTGGCTGGCGGCGATCCGATTGGCGAGTTGCTGGCGATTCCGTCAGACGCACGCACTGCCGACCAGCAGGCTGCCTTGCAGCGTTACTATCTGGAACAGGTCGATCCGGTCTACTCGGCGGACGCCCGTCGACTGGCGGAGGTGGTGCGAGGACTGGAGAAAATCGAACGGGAAGCGCCGACGGTGATGGTCATGCAAGAGCTGGCGGAACCGCGGAAGACCTTTGTCCTGGAAGGCGGCAACTACCGGTTTCCGACCGATGAGGCTTCGCCCGGCACGCCCGCCAGTTTGCCGCCATGGCGCAGCGATTGGCCGCGGAACCGGCTGGGGCTGGCGTTGTGGCTGACCGATCCGGCGCACCCGCTCACGGCCCGGGTCGCCGTGAATCGTTATTGGCGGATGATGTTTGGCGAAGGGCTGGTCGCGACGGCGGAAGACTTTGGCAGTCGGGGCGAACGACCGAGCCACCCTGCCCTGCTCGATCATCTGGCCAGGGAATTTGTCGACTCGGGCTGGGATGTGAAAGGGCTGCTCCGCTCGCTGGTGTTGTCGGCCGCCTATCGTCAGACGGCCCAGGCTCCGGCGGCCGCGTATGCGGCCGATCCGCAAAATCGTCTGCTGGCGCGCGGGCCCGGTCATCGCTTGCCGGTGGAAATGATCCGCGACGGCGCGTTATTCACCAGCGGTCTGCTCGTCGGCGAAATTGGCGGGCGAAGCGTGTTCCCCTATCAGCCGCCCGGTCTGTGGCGCGAGGTTTCCTTCAACCCCCGCGACTACACGGCCCAGGTGTATCAGCAGGGGGATGGGGCTGATCTGTTCCGGCGAAGCATATACACCTTCTGGAAGCGGTCGATGCCGCCGCCGGCGATGTCGGCGTTTGGCGCCCCCAACCGAGAAACATGCACCGTGACAAGAACCCGTCCCAACACGGTGCAAACGGCCCTCGTGCTGCTGAACGATCCGACCTATGTCGAAGCGGCCCGCTGCCTCGCCGGCCGCATGCTGCGCGAAACAGCGCAGGCGTCGCCCGAAAAAAAGCATGACCAAGGCCCGCCCCCGGCGCCGGCGGAAATTCTGGAGAGCGGCTTTCGTCGCTTGCTGGCCCGACCGCCGACCTCCGCCGAAGCAGACGTGCTGCTGCAGCTCTACACGGCTGAACTGTCCCGTTACCAGGAGGATCCGGCCGCGGCGCAAGCGTTGCTTGCGGTCGGCGAGTCGTCCGCCGACGCTCCCTCGACTGCCAGCGAATGGGCCGCCTGGACCGTGGTGGCGAACGTGCTTTTCAACATGAGGCAGGCGACGGTCAAATAG
- a CDS encoding sulfatase: MMLVLLRWLAPVCGLLLLAGSLSAAEPERPNVLFLAIDDLNDWVGPLKGHPQVKTPHLDRLAARGTLFANAHCQAPLCNSSRTSLLTGLRPSTTGVYALAPWFRTVDSLQDRVSLPQHFKANGYNTFSTGKIWHGGYPPRDARDAETDHWGPNASVGATPPKKLIPPTPGGNHTLMDWGTFPHRDEDKGDYKVASWAVEQLEAKPQEPFFMAVGFFLPHVPCFATQEWFDLYPEGETQLPPYQTGDRDDTPEFSWYLHWHLPEPRLSWLQQEHQWKPLVRSYLASISFVDAQVGRVLDALEKSGAADNTIIVLWSDHGYHLGEKDISGKNTLWERSTHVPLIFAGPGVTAGARCTQPAELLDIYPTLIDLCGLPPQPGLEGHSLAPQLKDASTPRPWPAITTHNQNNHGVRSEHWRYIRYADGSEELYDLRTDPNEWTNLAGEKKYAPIIAQHAKFLPQVNTPAVVGSRHRLLEKKGSVWLWEGTPINPAEKWE; this comes from the coding sequence ATGATGCTCGTGCTTTTACGCTGGCTGGCGCCGGTTTGCGGCCTGCTGCTGCTGGCTGGTTCGTTGTCTGCCGCCGAACCGGAACGCCCGAATGTGCTGTTTCTGGCGATCGACGATTTGAACGACTGGGTGGGCCCCTTGAAGGGACATCCGCAGGTCAAAACGCCGCATCTGGATCGACTGGCGGCGCGAGGCACGCTGTTTGCCAACGCCCATTGCCAGGCTCCCCTGTGTAACTCGTCGCGGACCAGTCTGCTGACCGGCCTGCGTCCTTCCACGACCGGCGTGTATGCTCTGGCGCCCTGGTTCCGCACGGTCGATTCGTTGCAGGATCGGGTCAGTCTCCCGCAGCATTTCAAAGCGAACGGCTACAACACCTTCAGCACGGGGAAGATCTGGCACGGCGGTTATCCGCCCCGCGATGCCCGGGACGCCGAGACCGATCACTGGGGGCCGAACGCCAGCGTCGGCGCCACGCCGCCGAAGAAGCTCATTCCGCCCACGCCCGGCGGGAACCACACGCTGATGGACTGGGGAACCTTCCCCCATCGCGACGAAGACAAAGGCGACTATAAGGTCGCCAGCTGGGCGGTCGAACAGCTGGAAGCCAAACCGCAAGAGCCGTTCTTTATGGCAGTCGGTTTCTTCCTGCCGCATGTCCCCTGCTTCGCCACGCAGGAGTGGTTCGACCTGTATCCCGAAGGCGAAACCCAGCTGCCCCCGTACCAGACAGGCGATCGCGACGACACGCCGGAGTTCTCCTGGTATCTGCACTGGCATCTGCCGGAGCCGCGACTGTCGTGGCTGCAGCAGGAGCATCAGTGGAAGCCGCTGGTGCGGTCGTATCTGGCCAGCATCAGCTTTGTCGACGCCCAGGTCGGCCGGGTGCTGGACGCGCTGGAAAAAAGCGGCGCCGCCGATAACACGATCATCGTTCTCTGGTCCGATCACGGCTATCACCTGGGCGAGAAAGACATCTCCGGCAAGAACACGCTTTGGGAACGCTCCACCCATGTGCCGCTGATTTTCGCGGGACCCGGCGTAACGGCCGGCGCCCGTTGCACGCAGCCAGCCGAGCTGCTGGATATTTATCCCACCCTGATCGACCTGTGCGGTCTGCCGCCCCAGCCGGGTCTGGAGGGACACAGCCTGGCGCCGCAATTGAAAGACGCCTCCACGCCCCGGCCCTGGCCGGCGATCACCACGCACAACCAGAACAACCACGGCGTCCGTTCCGAGCACTGGCGGTACATCCGTTACGCGGACGGATCGGAAGAGCTGTACGACCTGCGCACCGATCCCAACGAGTGGACCAACCTGGCCGGCGAGAAAAAGTACGCCCCCATCATTGCGCAGCACGCAAAGTTCCTGCCCCAGGTGAACACCCCCGCCGTGGTCGGCAGCCGGCACCGGCTGCTGGAGAAAAAAGGGAGCGTCTGGTTGTGGGAAGGCACGCCGATCAACCCGGCCGAAAAATGGGAATAA
- a CDS encoding response regulator, protein MISAMNSPRRSVLIVDESEDSREVLRTALQQRGLEIFEASEARSGLELARLHHPQLIVIDLEVDSASDPQVCDSYGQQSTDDQSQLLLLGSLRRGRCYPLTEQVVSKPYHYAPLIRKIEELLENSIVAEPTS, encoded by the coding sequence TTGATTTCCGCAATGAATTCCCCGCGGCGAAGCGTGCTGATCGTCGACGAGTCGGAAGACTCGCGCGAAGTGCTGCGGACTGCGCTCCAGCAACGCGGCCTGGAAATATTTGAGGCCAGCGAGGCTCGCTCCGGGCTGGAACTGGCCCGTCTGCACCACCCCCAGTTGATCGTCATCGACCTCGAAGTCGATTCCGCCAGCGACCCGCAAGTTTGCGACAGCTATGGCCAGCAATCGACCGACGACCAGAGCCAGCTGCTGCTGCTGGGATCGCTCCGCAGGGGCCGTTGCTACCCGCTGACCGAACAGGTCGTCTCCAAGCCCTATCATTACGCTCCCCTGATCCGTAAAATCGAAGAGTTGTTGGAGAATTCAATCGTCGCAGAACCGACCTCCTAG
- the msrA gene encoding peptide-methionine (S)-S-oxide reductase MsrA, translated as MDADPSVEVATFGAGCFWCVEAVFNELKGVRSVVSGYMGGPLKNPTYEQICTGQTGHAEVAQVTFDPEQIRFEELLEVFWKTHDPTTLNRQGNDKGTQYRSAVFYHSDQQRQLAETFKQKLRDAGVDVVTEITAADVFYPAEDYHQDFFAQNNGHPYCTFVVRPKVEKVREVFADKLRDEGRS; from the coding sequence ATGGATGCGGATCCCTCGGTGGAAGTGGCGACCTTTGGCGCCGGTTGTTTCTGGTGCGTGGAGGCCGTCTTCAACGAACTCAAAGGGGTCCGATCCGTCGTCTCCGGCTATATGGGCGGCCCGCTGAAGAATCCTACCTATGAGCAAATCTGCACCGGCCAGACCGGTCATGCGGAGGTCGCCCAGGTCACGTTTGACCCGGAACAGATCCGGTTTGAGGAGCTGCTTGAGGTCTTCTGGAAGACGCACGACCCCACCACGCTCAACCGCCAGGGGAACGACAAGGGGACGCAGTACCGCTCGGCCGTCTTCTATCACAGCGACCAGCAGCGGCAGCTGGCGGAAACGTTCAAGCAGAAGCTCCGCGACGCAGGCGTCGATGTGGTGACGGAAATCACTGCGGCTGATGTCTTTTATCCGGCCGAGGATTACCACCAGGACTTCTTTGCGCAGAACAACGGGCATCCCTACTGCACCTTTGTTGTGCGGCCCAAAGTCGAGAAAGTACGCGAAGTTTTCGCCGACAAGCTCCGCGATGAAGGCCGCTCGTAA
- a CDS encoding arginyltransferase, with protein MKKNFSNELIVYDGCEKCPYLPNRIARLPLRLPNQELSGEQFDERLASGDRRSGVYLYHTECPSCSSCIPIRLPVADFAPGATMRRVKRQGDRLLRTVISEPTVDQQRIDLFNKHRTGRGLSHEQPAVDALGYEMFLTETCCDTIEMAYYLDEELVGVAICDHGQESISAVYCYYDPDYSRLSLGVYSVMKQIEQCRLWGAQYLYLGLYIAESPHMSYKSRYQPHELLVKGKWVRSDAAAPRPR; from the coding sequence ATGAAAAAAAACTTTAGTAATGAATTGATTGTGTACGATGGTTGCGAGAAGTGCCCCTATCTTCCCAACCGGATTGCCAGGCTGCCTTTGCGCTTGCCGAATCAGGAACTATCGGGCGAGCAGTTTGACGAACGTCTGGCCAGCGGCGATCGCCGCAGCGGCGTGTATCTGTACCACACCGAGTGTCCCAGCTGCAGTTCGTGCATTCCGATTCGTTTGCCGGTCGCTGACTTTGCCCCTGGCGCCACCATGCGAAGGGTTAAACGCCAAGGCGATCGCCTGCTGCGCACGGTCATTTCTGAACCGACGGTCGACCAGCAGCGCATCGACCTGTTCAATAAACATCGCACAGGTCGCGGGCTCAGTCATGAACAGCCTGCCGTCGATGCGCTGGGGTACGAAATGTTCCTCACCGAAACCTGTTGCGATACGATCGAAATGGCCTATTACCTCGACGAGGAACTCGTCGGCGTCGCTATCTGCGATCACGGGCAGGAAAGTATCTCGGCCGTTTATTGCTATTATGATCCCGACTACAGCCGCCTGAGCCTGGGCGTGTACTCGGTGATGAAACAGATCGAACAGTGCCGTTTGTGGGGCGCGCAGTACCTGTACCTGGGGCTGTACATTGCCGAGTCGCCGCACATGTCGTACAAGTCCCGCTATCAGCCGCACGAACTGCTGGTTAAGGGGAAATGGGTCCGTTCCGATGCAGCAGCGCCCCGGCCACGTTAG
- the trxA gene encoding thioredoxin translates to MMANLTEFTVANFEDEVLKSSEPVLVDFWATWCGPCRMLAPLLEELAGENTGVTIGKLDIDQNQALAMKYNVTNIPTILIFKNGEVVERIQGGQAKHRLQESIDAAKG, encoded by the coding sequence ATGATGGCAAATTTGACTGAATTCACCGTGGCCAATTTTGAAGACGAAGTGCTGAAATCGTCAGAGCCCGTCCTCGTCGATTTCTGGGCGACCTGGTGCGGTCCTTGCCGCATGCTGGCCCCGCTGCTGGAAGAACTGGCCGGCGAGAACACGGGCGTCACGATCGGCAAGCTCGATATCGATCAGAACCAGGCGCTGGCGATGAAGTACAACGTCACCAATATTCCGACGATCCTCATCTTCAAAAATGGCGAAGTCGTGGAGAGAATCCAGGGCGGCCAGGCAAAACACCGCCTGCAGGAGTCGATCGACGCCGCCAAAGGCTAA